The Helianthus annuus cultivar XRQ/B chromosome 16, HanXRQr2.0-SUNRISE, whole genome shotgun sequence genome includes a window with the following:
- the LOC110916616 gene encoding chaperone protein ClpD, chloroplastic-like, whose product MGYKFIAPEHIAIGLLTVDDGSAGRVLQKLGANLNELADVAVSRLQGELAKDGRESPASRQTLKKSSFGKTSGQENAKGNRLDSWP is encoded by the exons ATGGGGTATAAGTTTATTGCTCCTGAACATATTGCTATTGGTTTGTTGACTGTTGATGATGGTAGTGCTGGCCGTGTTCTTCAAAA GTTAGGAGCAAATTTGAACGAGTTAGCTGATGTGGCAGTGTCTAGATTACAAGGAGAGCTTGCTAAAGATGGAAGAGAGTCTCCTGCATCTAGACAAACATTGAAGAAATCGTCTTTTGGTAAAACATCCGGCCAAGAAAACGCAAAAGGTAATCGTCTTGACTCGTGGCCTTGA
- the LOC110917057 gene encoding uncharacterized protein LOC110917057: protein MNPFNPNNPNPNNPNPNNPNPNQPNFFSSPAYTPTMDPSWGASQFPFSGFQQTPNAFSQMSQLQQVQQYQALQQIMQRNTFEQLQSQSQPPVQLEDDDEEVVPESPPQELTRKKKKGKGKMVEPETAQKPRAKGRQWTKVEEEALAMAYTKASNCPIVGNNQTGSSFWKKATDRFNAIMEHGEARDVESVSNRFRRMNVRFIGG, encoded by the exons atgaatccattcaacccaaacaaccccaacccgaaCAACCCCAACCCGAATAATCCCAATCCGAACCAACCTAATTTTTTTTCTAGTCCCGCTTACACTCCGACTATGGATCCTTCGTGGGGGGCTTCGCAATTTCcgttttcgggtttccaacaaaCACCCAACGCCTTCTCACAAATGTCTCAACTACAACAAGTTCAACAATATCAAGCGCTCCAACAAATCATGCAACGCAACACGTTTGAACAACTACAATCCCAATCGCAACCCCCGGTTCaacttgaagatgatgatgaagaagtcgtCCCCGAATCACCACCGCAAGAGCTCACGCGCAAaaaaaagaaagggaagggaAAGATGGTTGAACCCGAAACCGCGCAAAAACCGAGAGCAAAGGGGAGGCAATGGACGAAAGTAGAAGAGGAGGCGCTAGCTATGGCGTATACTAAGGCCTCTAATTGCCCGATAGtcg gaaacaaccaaaCGGGTAGTAGTTTTTGGAAGAAGGCAACGGATAGGTTTAACGCGATTATGGAGCATGGGGAGGCTCGTGATGTCGAATCCGTCTCGAATCGGTTCCGGAGGATGAACGTGAGGTTTATCGGAGGATGA
- the LOC110916053 gene encoding protein diaphanous homolog 1-like produces the protein MSSTTLIAFSLIVTLVFSNNLQTIAARRLSSIPGVPGLPSSIPGVPGLPSSFPGVPGLPSLPPFPGLPPFTPSNGLPTLPTPPFTPPTGLPTLPLPPFNPSLPNFPFPIGTPSIVPPVAGIFTPPVAGTVNP, from the coding sequence ATGTCTTCCACAACCCTCATTGCCTTTTCCCTTATTGTCACACTAGTTTTCTCTAACAACCTCCAAACCATCGCGGCACGTCGCCTCTCGTCGATCCCTGGAGTCCCTGGTCTCCCCTCGTCGATCCCTGGAGTCCCTGGTCTCCCCTCGTCGTTCCCTGGAGTCCCTGGTCTCCCCTCATTGCCACCGTTTCCCGGTTTGCCTCCCTTCACCCCATCCAATGGCCTCCCTACATTGCCAACGCCTCCCTTCACCCCACCCACTGGCCTCCCTACACTACCATTGCCTCCGTTTAACCCGTCGCTTCCCAACTTCCCGTTCCCTATCGGTACACCCTCTATTGTTCCGCCGGTTGCAGGGATATTCACTCCTCCAGTAGCTGGAACCGTTAATCCATGA